In Gemmatimonadota bacterium, the genomic window GTGTTGTTGTTTTAACAATGGTATTGTTTTGGTCTGGTCATATTGCGAGAGAGACCTATTCTCATTTTTCCATGCTTGTATTCTGGCACAGAGTAGTTGATTATACAGAATACGACATTCGTCAATATGCGCCAGCAAGATTTGTTCTTGCTTTTTGGTCGGACGCAATCTGTATTTGAATGACTTAACCATAATAAAAATATATATTTATGTGCTGTTTGTGTCAAGTTGAAAATAGAATAAATCTTGTTGATGAAGTGCTGGCGCACTTGTACACCGCTCCACAGCCGCCGATAGTCCCTTGAGGACTATCCCATAGGCTAAAGCCGCCCCATAAATTCTATGCGCTTCGCCTGCGACCCAACGCTAAAGCTCTCTGCGAGTGGGTTTTACGCGCATTTCTGATAACCCGATAAAAAAATCCCCCATCGCGTATTATTGCGATGGGGGATTGATTTTTGGATTGGGGTTTAGGTGGACTGACCGCTTTCTCAAACTTTCCCTTGCTCGAGCAACTTGAGGAAGGTCTCGTCTTCGCCCAGGTAGCGTTTGTTGCACAGGTCGCAATCGAGGCAGGAGCGTTCATAGCAATTTTTGTGAATGCGAATGGGGTATTGCTTTTGGAAGGCTTCATTGCATTTGTTTGAACAGAAAACAAAGCGCTCCTGGGTGGTACCGAAGGCCGCATAGACAATGATATTCTCATCACCATCATCTTCGAGCGCTTTTTCGCACCAGCTACATATTCCCGTTTCTTCTTTTGCGCGGGATTCGCGTTTGCGCTGGATTTCTTCGGCGGTCCATGCAAATTCGATGTATTCGACATTTTCTTTTGGGACTTTGGCGCGAACAACACCATTTGTGATGCCGAGTACAAAGTCGCCTTTGGTGTCGAATGTGGTGCCGCATTCGATGGTGCGTCCACTTTGCAGATGGATGTGAGATTGGCCTTCTTCGGGCGAGATGAATGAAAACCAACCGCAACTGGAACACACAGTTGTAAAGAGAAATTGCCGCAGTGTTTTGTGGCCACAGGAAGGACAGTGGCCCTCTTGCATGAGTCTCAGGTCGCGCAGGGAGGCTCTGGCGGCTTCTCTTACGGTTTCATTAACTTCGTCAAGGGCTTCGTCGAGATCATCTTGATCCTCTTGTGCGAGGAGGTCCATGGCTTCCTGAACGTGCTCGTCTTGCCCTTCGATGTGGATTTGTCTTTCTTTTGTTGTACCATTGTCTGGTTCGTCGTCATTTTTAGTAAAAAAGCGTTTCAGCATTTGGGTCCTCACTTGAAAGCGTTAGGGTGGTGTTTTATACACCTGGCATACCTTATTTATAAGGTAGGATATAAGGGCAAATATGTCAACCTCGTACCCTGGAAAATCAAAGGTAAATTGAGGGATATGAATTGGATACTAAATCAGAGTCGGTGCATGTGGAATCCCCCGTCAACCGGGATTGCTGCGCCGGTTGTGAAGTCGAGATAGCCGAGCCCAATGGCGGCTACTGCTTTGCCGATGTCTTCGGGTTGTCCCCACCTGCGGATGGGGGTTAGTCCATCGGCTATCAGGTGGTCGTATTTTTCTTTTACGGGTCCTGTCATGTCGGTCTGGATGATTCCCGGCTGGATTTCATTGACGGGGATGCCGTGTTCTGCGAGCCGGTCGGCAAATAGGCGCGTCATCATGCTCAGGCCAGCTTTTGAGACGCAGTATTCGCCGCGCGCTGTTGAAGAGGTGTATGCCGATATGGAGGTGATGACAACGATGCGCGGTGTTTGTATTTTTCCTTGTTGTTTGAGTGCGATCATGTGGTTTGCCGCGTATTGGGTCAAAAAGTAGGGTCCTTTGAGGTTGGTGTTCATGACGTTTTCATAGCTTTCCGGCGTGGCTTCGAGGATGTCGGCGCGAACGCGGGGGGCAATGCCGGCGTTGTTGACGAGCATGTCGAGGCGGCCAAAGGCGTCAAGTGTGGTATCTACGAGGCGTTTGCCGTCTTCTGTGCGGGTTATGTCGCCCTGACAAATGTGGACGTTTTGCCCGCGTTCTCGAATCCCTGTTGCGGTTTCTTCTGCTGCTGCCTGATTGCCCGCGTAGTTGACGAGGATGTCGTAGCCCGCGTCTGCAAGGCAGAATGCTATGCCTCTGCCTATGCCTCTGCTGGATCCGGTGACGAGTGCTGCTGGCATGATTC contains:
- a CDS encoding 3-ketoacyl-ACP reductase yields the protein MPAALVTGSSRGIGRGIAFCLADAGYDILVNYAGNQAAAEETATGIRERGQNVHICQGDITRTEDGKRLVDTTLDAFGRLDMLVNNAGIAPRVRADILEATPESYENVMNTNLKGPYFLTQYAANHMIALKQQGKIQTPRIVVITSISAYTSSTARGEYCVSKAGLSMMTRLFADRLAEHGIPVNEIQPGIIQTDMTGPVKEKYDHLIADGLTPIRRWGQPEDIGKAVAAIGLGYLDFTTGAAIPVDGGFHMHRL